The following nucleotide sequence is from Tachyglossus aculeatus isolate mTacAcu1 chromosome 11, mTacAcu1.pri, whole genome shotgun sequence.
CAGTGGTTGATCATGTGACTTTCTAAGTCCTTACTGCTGTCAGCTAAATGTTCACAGATGGGACACTGATAGGGCTGCCTCTGACGATGGACTCGCAAATGCTGTTTGATGTAGCCCTTGTTGCCACTGCTATAGTGACACAAGCGGCATCGATAGGGTCGCTCCGCACTGGGGATGTACTCTACCAAGTTGCTCCCGGACCAACTTGCTTCATCGGTAGCTTGGCACTGGGCGTTATCCTGCAACTCTTTCAAAATATCATCGTCAGAAGCATTCTGGTCTGTCCTTTCCCTCAACTTTTCAATAACGGTGAGCAGCGACATGCTGATGCCCATTTTTACTGGCACTTCTGAGATCTGCTGTTCGTCCTCAAGTTTTACCAAGGCAGAGTCACTTTGGTTGAAGTTCGGTAACTCCTCTGAAGGGCTTTTAAGTGGAGATGCCATTTTAGAATGTGCTACCAAAGTACCATCGGCTTGTCTCTGACCAGTATCTGGATCTAAAGGATTCGCGTCACTGAAAGTCCCCAGGCTGGTTCGTGTCAGTTCCGCAGCCCTTATGGGCATCGTGACCAGAGCTTCTGCAGCCAGCGAATGAAGCCTCAGAGACTCTGAGTTTGTTCTTCTCCGGGTTGGGGGGGCGTTTTCATCAGCAGCCAGACCTTTGTTAGAGATCAACTCGCAGTCTTTCTTCTCAGGATTGCTCCATCCTATGATCACTTCTTCGATTTCAACAGCCCTCTTATCAGCTCGATAAACCTCACCTGCTCCTTCACAGGCAATCTGGGTGTCGGCAGAGATcggctttttttcctccttgatGTCGGCGTTCATGAGGAAAGGTTTCGGCAAAACGCTCTCTTCAGCGCTGGGCATCCGTTCCACTATTACATTTACGTGACCTTTTTTATTTGGGCTGCAGCTAATGATTTTCTGCGCCGACGACAGGAGGCTATCGGCGGTCATACTATCGTCTGTATCCGACACCGCTTCCTGCACGTCTTCTCCACTGGGACTGAGAGTGGCCGAATGACCTGGATCTTCTTTCTCCCTGATATTCTGTTCAAGTGGAAAAACTTTGCACGGCAGCTGCTCGGAACTACAAATATGAACTTGAACGGACTGCCCACTGGGGATACCCAGGTCACCATTTTCTATCGCGAGTACTACGGCTTCAACTCCTTGAGGTGCGGGAGTTACAGCAGGGTCTGAAAATCCGGCAGGGTCATTTTCCTCTTCAAAGATCGGATAAGAGCAGTCGACCTCACCCGCGTGCTTCCAGGCGTGTGTTTTCAACATTCTTTGCTGGCCGCAAGTATAGCTGCAGATCAGACATCTGTACATACCATACTGTTCATATGTATACCATTTCCTCTGACCCATCTCTGCCACAGAAGCAGGTTGGATTACGGGTGTGTCTTTACAGTCTGGGCTTACTGCGGGCTCAGGGATGGCTTTGACATTCCCTTCCACTTGTCCATTCACGGAACCGTTGGAAAGGTTTATACCCTGTTGGACTTTGGACTGGATGGGGATTTTGGCATCACTTTCATGAAAATTTCCAATATGGGCTTCAAGATCCTCTTGATTTTTACATGCAAAATGGCACTCAGAGCACATTAATATCACCTCATTCTGCTGACCATGCTGTTTGATATGGTCTTTTAACACAGAAAAAGAGGGAGATAAAAACTTGCAAAGGCTACACTGGTAACACATGGCCTTTCTATGACTCTGTGTTAGACAGTCAGTAATATAATAATCTGCTTGCAAAGCCTCAATCTTTCCGGTGCCAGTAGCAGGTAGCTTGATTGTTTTGGCCGGAATCTCATAGAGGTCTTGTGTCTCAAGGGATAGTGAGTGCCTTTTCCCAATTAGAAGGCATCTTTGTGACTTTTCACTTTCTACTATCTTGCTTAGCTTCTGGATAACGTGGATTAGTGGATCTGTTTTAAATTTTCTCTGTGCTTCGCCAATTTCCAATGATGGGTTGATGACAGTTTCGGAAATCAAGACAGCTTCTTGCTCCCCGATACTTGGCATTAATACTGCAATGCTGCTGCTCTCTTCCATAATatctaaaatgaaaaagaaagtaTTAGCATGAAATTATGACTTACAAAGTATTCGGTAGTATGTCTGCACCCAAGAGAAAATAGTACTTGTGGCAAGCTGATGTtgataatcatcaatggtatttattgagtgcttactgtgtgaagggcactttactaagcgcctgggagagtataacagagttagtagatacattccctgtccacaatgagcttacagttcagaggagacaggcatcaatataaataatttcaacaataacaatggtatttattgagcacttatgtgtagagcactgtactaagcacttttgagagtacaacagagttggtagacatgttcctggcccacaacaagcttacactctacagagggagacagacattaataaaaaataatttataatctatgatttatagatatgtacataagcactgtggggttgagggtggggtatatatcagatgtccaaaggtcacagatgacacagaagaaagagggagctgaggaaaagagggcttaattgggaaaggcctcatggTGGAGAAGTGatcttaataagattttgaaggtggggagagtggtggtctggtgtatatgcagggggagggagttacaggcttgGGGGAGATCATGGGAAAGGGTTGGTGGAGAGACAAGATTGggtcacagtgagtaagctggcactaaaggagcaaaatgtgtgggctgggccgtagtAGATTaaacaggtaatcaatcaatcaatcatatttattgagcacttactgtgtgcagagcactgtactaagcgcttgggaagtacaagttggcaacataaaagagacagtccctacccaacagtgggctcacagtctaaaagggggagacagagaacaaaaccaaacatactaacaaaataaaataggatatgtacaagtaaaataaataaataaatacatagagtaataaatatgtacaaacaggtgctgtggggaagggaaggaggtaagacgggggggatggagagggggatgagggggagaggaaggaaggggctcagtctgggaaggcctcctggaggaggtgaggtaaggtgggagggggcgaggtttttgagtgctttaaagccaaactcTCCTTCCTATACGTAAACTATATTAGTGCCTCTTTCTCAACTAGAGTTTACACTCCTGGAGGGCAAGaatctcgtgtctctcccaaatgttctgcacacattagatgTTCAATAAGTACTAGTGGCTGATTGACAAAGACCCATCTGCCTTTATTGGCCCTCACTTTTGCTCCtttccaaatcaatcatatttattcattcattcaatcgtatttattgagcgcttactgtgtgcagagcactgcactaagtgcttgggaagaacaagttggcaacatatagagacggtccctacccaacagcaggctcacagtcgttcaatcatatttattgagtgcttactgtgtgcagagcattatactaagtgcttgggaagtacaatcaatcaatcaatcgtatttattaagcacttactgtgtgcagagtactgaagtaagcgcttgggaagtacaagttggcaacatatagagacagtccctacccaacagtgggctcacagtctaaaagacttagccCCTCATACCCTATcttagtacaaatcggcaacatgcagagatggtccctacccaacagcaggagtgcttattgtatgcagagcattgtattaagcacttgggagaatacagtataaaagaCTGGTgaacatgctccctacccacaaggagcttacagtctatcaaccaatcagtggtatttattgagcacttactatgtgcagaggactgtactaggtgctttagagagtacaagagaattagcagaaacattccctgcccatcacaaaCTTGAAGTgtactgggggagacacacattggtataaataaattatgggtatgtacataagtgctgaaggagaggtgaataaaggatgcaaatccaagtgcaagggtgatgcagaagggagtgggagaagaggaaaagagggtttagtcagagaagacctcttggaagagatgtacttttattagtacagtgcctggtacatagtaagcgcttaataaataccatattaaaaggggtgggggggagaagagggattgcctgtcggatatgaaaggggagggagttccaggccagaagcaggatgtggttgagaggtcagtggcgagacagatgagattgaggtacagtgggtgGGTTGgtaattagaggagtgaagtgtgcgggctgggttatgggaggaaatcagagagacACGGTACGAGGGgctaagatgattgagtgctttataaccaatggtaaggcatttcagTTTGAGGTAGAGgtagaagggcaaccactggaggttcctgagaagtggggaaacacagactgaatggttttgaataaaaacgatctgggcagcagagtgaagtacggactgaagtggggagagacaggaggtagggaggtcggcaaggaggctgatgcagtaatcaaggcagaatcaatcagtggcactaagtacaacagaattagcagacagtttcctgctcataataagcttacagtctataggataagtatatatgtatatatgtttgtacatatttattactccatttatttatttattttacttgtacacatctattctatttattagtatgtttggttttgttctctgtctccctccttttagactgtgagcccactattgggtagggactgtctctatatgttgccaacttgtacttcccaagcgcttagtacagtgctctgcacacagtaagcgctcaataaatacgattgatgatgatgataagtgtttggattaatgtggtagcagttgggatagagaggaaagggtggattagagtgatgttgtggaggttgaaccgacaagattgactatgtgggatGAATCGAGTATAacagcaaggttatgggcttctgagacagggaagatgggatgggggatgttgtctacagtgctgggaaaatcaaggggagggcaggatttgggtgggaagatgaggagttctgttttggacatgttccaTTTGAagtgctggcaggacatccaagtagatgtgttctgaaggcaagagaaaataccggatggcagagaataataataataataattttggtatttgttaagcacttactaagtgcaaagcactgttctaagcactggggaggatacaaggtgatcaggttgtcccatgtggggctcacaatcttaatccccattttacagatgcggtaacagggacagggaagttaagtgacttgcccaaagtcgcacagctgacaagcgacggagcagggatttgaacccatgacctccgactcccaagcccgtgctccttccactgagccacgacagaaggagaaagatcacgactggagatgcagatttgggaaccatctgcatagaaatggtagttgaagtcatgggacgataaataaataaaaataaatcaatccatctcaTTTCAACACATCATTACTCCAAGTATTTGGCAacatttttatttctctgtgctaaTTTTAGGGGAATACATGGGAAGCTTTTGGGGTTTGCTGTGGCGGTGCGATCAGGGCAGTTAGGTTCCACACAGCTGCCACCTATTCTATTATTCTGGATCTCCAATATTGCCCCTGCTACCTAGGAAGAGgtagggacagagaagggactgtgagcccactgttgggtagggactgtctctatatgttgccaatttgtacttcccaagcgcttagttacagtgctctgcacatagtaagcgctcaataaatacgattgatgattgatgaagggCATTGAGGTGATAGTCAGGAGTGGCTACGCAGGTGACCCGCACGTTTCAGAATGGTTGCCAGGGCCTAATAGACAACCAGAAACTGGCACCCTTTTTCATAATTAACGATGCTGATGTGTAAGCTTTGCTTGAAATACGCGGGACATCACTGTCAAAACCAGAATTTTACTGAAAACTATTATTTTCTAAGTAAGACACTTCGGCTTTATTAAGAGGGGAAATAAATATGAGAAAAGAATTTATAGCTCCAAACTCCTTTTTCCTTCACTTTTCTCAAAGTTTATCTCATGCAGTTAAAAGAATCTAGCACCACCCTGCCAGAAACAACTGTATTTTGACAAGTACTGTTCACATGCAACTAAATAAAGGCAATAATCCAGTTCCTTCTTTTACTTCCTTTAAAATATCCCAATTACAAACCACAAACAATGATGTGGTTTTTCCAGAGGTCAAATTAGTGGCTAGTTGATGGCTTCATATTAACGTGCCTTGGatataaatgcctgttttccccctcttgactgtaagctcgttatgggcagggaaaatgctaattctgttgtattgcactctcccaactgcttagtacagttctctgcacatagtaagtgctcaatatatacgattgattgatagttgttaCTCATAAAAtctttttttcctgaaaggaaggaaaaaatcaAGTTATAAGGAGAAGAGTCAGCCTAATTACCTCTCAGGGCTGGTAATTGTGCGTGGCCCTGGGTGAAGATTACTTGTGTTCCATGAAGTTTACAAATGCATGGAGGACAAACTGCAACCAACCCTTTGCAAAATACTCATGGCCCACATCAGTCTGGAAGCCTAGAATATCCTTGGTATTTACCAGCAGCATTTTTCCCCTAAACATTTAGCTGTGTTCACTTATGAGCCCAAAGAACTCAGATTATTTTTCCAGCACTGTCCTATGTCTTGCGCTTTAGCCCGATGTACTTAAAAATTGGGAACATTAGTACTAAGATGTAATAAAAGTTTTAACATTTGCAAGCTAAACTAACTTCAGACACTCAAATAAATCGTTCTTTAGCAGTactgacattttaaaaataagatgactcaattttttttttgttttattgtcatTTACTTGGGATTCCTCCCTTTGGATGTTGGAAAAATGGAGAAATGTAGTCGATTTCGATATCACTTAATGGGATGGGGGAAAATGTTGGAGGACCTTGAATCTTATCAGTGAGGTCATCA
It contains:
- the ZNF507 gene encoding zinc finger protein 507; this encodes MEESSSIAVLMPSIGEQEAVLISETVINPSLEIGEAQRKFKTDPLIHVIQKLSKIVESEKSQRCLLIGKRHSLSLETQDLYEIPAKTIKLPATGTGKIEALQADYYITDCLTQSHRKAMCYQCSLCKFLSPSFSVLKDHIKQHGQQNEVILMCSECHFACKNQEDLEAHIGNFHESDAKIPIQSKVQQGINLSNGSVNGQVEGNVKAIPEPAVSPDCKDTPVIQPASVAEMGQRKWYTYEQYGMYRCLICSYTCGQQRMLKTHAWKHAGEVDCSYPIFEEENDPAGFSDPAVTPAPQGVEAVVLAIENGDLGIPSGQSVQVHICSSEQLPCKVFPLEQNIREKEDPGHSATLSPSGEDVQEAVSDTDDSMTADSLLSSAQKIISCSPNKKGHVNVIVERMPSAEESVLPKPFLMNADIKEEKKPISADTQIACEGAGEVYRADKRAVEIEEVIIGWSNPEKKDCELISNKGLAADENAPPTRRRTNSESLRLHSLAAEALVTMPIRAAELTRTSLGTFSDANPLDPDTGQRQADGTLVAHSKMASPLKSPSEELPNFNQSDSALVKLEDEQQISEVPVKMGISMSLLTVIEKLRERTDQNASDDDILKELQDNAQCQATDEASWSGSNLVEYIPSAERPYRCRLCHYSSGNKGYIKQHLRVHRQRQPYQCPICEHLADSSKDLESHMINHCKTRMYQCKQCEVSFHYKSQLRNHDREQHSLPDILSAATPHEPVVSSDSVEGKCTQEGTKSSVQKLYRCDVCDYTSTTYVGVRNHRRIHNSDKPYRCSLCGYVCSHPPSLKSHMWKHASDQNYNYEQVNKAINDAISQSGRFQGQLPGKSLLENTDERAEPVGSSENLGFSEMVSQTPKEVVGFSENQKLSPIRNTSGTSEKNYSQAPPSMEYCLLLFCCCICGFESTSKDNLLDHMKEHEGEIINIILNKDHTSTLSTN